The Patescibacteria group bacterium genomic interval GGTTGGTATCAAATCAGTGGAAGAAATTGATAAAGCTTATAAACAAGTTAAAGAAAAAACTAAGGAAAAGGCCGTAGTCAAAGTTGCTAAGGTTAAGAAGACCAAGACCGCTAAGACTAAGACTAAGTAAGCATATGGGTTTATTCAATAAAAAAACAACTAAAGAAGAAGAACCGAAGGTTGTGGCGGAAAAAGCCATTGAAGTTAAAGAAGAAGCCAAGGCTGTTAAGGCTGTTAAACCAGTGAAGTCTGCTAAGGCCGTTACTGATAAAAGCAGTGTTAAGGTTTCGGTTTATGGCGTTTTGATCGCTCCATTATTGACGGAGAAGACCGCTTCCGGCGAAGCTAATAACCAATATG includes:
- the rplW gene encoding 50S ribosomal protein L23; this translates as MGLFNKKTTKEEEPKVVAEKAIEVKEEAKAVKAVKPVKSAKAVTDKSSVKVSVYGVLIAPLLTEKTASGEANNQYAFAIDAKATKNEVKKAVESRYGLKPVSVNVSNVRGKFVRFGQQFGKRKNWKKAIVTLPKGKSINVYEGIK